In a single window of the Streptomyces cinnabarinus genome:
- a CDS encoding DUF3618 domain-containing protein — protein MAETSDTRTPAQIEADIRRRREVLAETLDEIGVRVHPKTIVGDAKAKVVSNIDHTLGRAYVQANRVVSDVRAKFVDDEGAPRLERVIPAALLVVGVVGLLAVGTRRRKR, from the coding sequence GTGGCGGAAACGTCGGACACCAGAACCCCGGCGCAGATCGAGGCGGACATCAGGCGCCGCCGCGAAGTGCTGGCCGAGACGCTCGACGAGATCGGGGTTCGGGTCCACCCGAAGACCATCGTCGGGGATGCCAAGGCCAAGGTCGTCTCTAATATCGATCACACTCTCGGGCGGGCCTACGTCCAGGCCAACCGCGTCGTCAGCGACGTCAGGGCCAAGTTCGTCGACGACGAGGGAGCTCCCCGGCTGGAGCGGGTCATCCCCGCCGCGCTGCTCGTGGTGGGGGTCGTGGGGCTGCTCGCCGTCGGCACCCGGCGCCGCAAGCGCTGA
- the bcp gene encoding thioredoxin-dependent thiol peroxidase, translating to MSERLQPGDVAPAFTLPDADGKGVSLSDHKGRKVIVYFYPAALTPGCTKQACDFTDNLELLAGAGYDVIGISPDTPEKLAKFRDKESLKVTLLADPEKTVTESYGAYGEKKNYGKTYLGVIRSTIVVDEQGKVERALYNVRATGHVAKIIKDLGI from the coding sequence ATGAGCGAGCGACTCCAGCCCGGGGACGTAGCCCCCGCCTTCACCCTCCCCGACGCCGACGGCAAGGGCGTCTCCCTGTCGGACCACAAGGGCCGCAAGGTCATCGTGTACTTCTACCCGGCGGCCCTCACACCCGGCTGCACGAAGCAGGCCTGCGACTTCACGGACAACCTGGAACTCCTGGCCGGCGCCGGCTACGACGTCATCGGCATCTCCCCCGACACCCCCGAGAAGCTGGCGAAGTTCCGCGACAAGGAGTCCCTGAAGGTGACCCTCCTCGCGGACCCCGAGAAGACGGTCACCGAGTCCTACGGCGCCTACGGCGAGAAGAAGAACTACGGCAAGACGTACCTGGGCGTCATCCGCTCCACGATCGTCGTGGACGAGCAGGGCAAGGTCGAACGAGCCCTCTACAACGTCCGTGCCACGGGCCACGTAGCCAAGATCATCAAGGACCTGGGCATCTGA
- the sugE gene encoding quaternary ammonium compound efflux SMR transporter SugE, which yields MAWVLLVVAGLLEVGWSVGMKYTDGFTRLVPSLLTGAGIVASMLLLSYAARSLPIGTAYGVWVGIGAAGAAVVGMVVLGEPATAARIFFVCLLLVAVVGLKATSGH from the coding sequence ATGGCCTGGGTCCTGCTCGTCGTCGCCGGTCTGCTCGAAGTCGGCTGGTCGGTCGGGATGAAGTACACCGACGGGTTCACCCGCCTGGTGCCCAGCCTCCTCACCGGCGCCGGAATCGTCGCCAGCATGCTGCTGCTGTCGTACGCCGCCCGTTCCCTGCCCATCGGCACCGCCTACGGAGTGTGGGTCGGTATCGGGGCGGCCGGTGCGGCGGTGGTCGGGATGGTGGTGCTGGGCGAGCCGGCCACCGCCGCGCGGATCTTCTTCGTGTGTCTGCTGCTGGTCGCCGTGGTGGGGCTCAAGGCGACCAGCGGTCACTGA
- a CDS encoding PTS glucose/sucrose transporter subunit IIB: MASKAEKIVAGLGGIANIEEVEGCITRLRTEVSDASLVDEAALKAAGAHGVVKMGTAIQVVIGTDADPIAAEIEDMM, encoded by the coding sequence ATGGCCAGCAAGGCTGAGAAGATCGTCGCCGGGCTCGGCGGCATCGCCAACATCGAAGAGGTCGAGGGCTGCATCACCCGCCTGCGCACCGAGGTCAGCGACGCCTCCCTCGTCGACGAGGCGGCCCTGAAGGCGGCCGGCGCCCATGGAGTCGTCAAGATGGGCACGGCGATCCAGGTCGTCATCGGCACCGACGCCGACCCGATCGCAGCGGAGATCGAAGACATGATGTGA
- a CDS encoding transglycosylase domain-containing protein gives MSDEPQPQPQPEQSTGKAKRPRRTGWRRLIPTWRMVLGTFVIGMMLLAGLFFLGYSLVKIPPANALATKQSNVFLYADGSQLARDGEVNRENVNLAQISKEAQHAVLAAEDRDFYSESAIDPKAMVRAGWNTATGKGKQSGSTITQQYVKNYYLAQEQTVTRKVKEFFISIKLDREESKDEILEGYLNTSYFGRNAYGIQAAAQAYYGIDAAELTAAQGAYLAALLNAPSEYDVVAHPENKAAAEARWEYVLDGMVKEGWLSQAERTGVKFPMPKEATVSTNLSGQRGYIVRIVKDYLITNKIVDEKELEAGGYRITTTLNKTRQDAFVKAVNDQLMDKLDPKARKVDSYVRAGGASVDPRTGKVVAMYNGIDYVKQYTPNATRRDFQVGSTFKPFVFTSAVENTSNTQDGRLITPNTLYDGTNVRPVQGWTGETYAPENEDQYSYGDITVREATDKSVNSVYAQMAVDVGPEKVKQTAIDLGLPTNTPDLEPYPSIALGTATASVLDMAEAYATLANHGKHGTYTMIERITKDGTDVIDLPERKTSQVVSRAAADTTTSVLQSVVESGTATAAQAAGRPAAGKTGTAEEDMAAWFAGYTPELATVVAVMGQDPVTAEHKPLYKVMGLPRINGGGAPAEIWAQFTKDALKGKPVTEFDLELQEGADIVDTLPVAPSTDPGTGDEDEDQGGTTTGGTDTGGTTDGGTTTGETTGDTTTGGGTTTGGTDGGTTDGGTTTDGGTTTGETTGGDTTTGGGTADGGTTGDTTTGGGTTGSTTGVGTAAGPLSSRRED, from the coding sequence ATGAGCGACGAGCCGCAGCCACAGCCGCAGCCAGAGCAGTCGACCGGGAAGGCCAAGCGGCCCAGGCGCACCGGCTGGCGTCGGCTGATCCCCACCTGGCGCATGGTGCTCGGCACCTTCGTCATCGGCATGATGCTGCTGGCCGGCCTGTTCTTCCTCGGCTACTCCCTGGTCAAGATCCCGCCGGCCAACGCGCTCGCCACCAAGCAGAGCAACGTCTTCCTGTACGCCGACGGCTCCCAGCTCGCCCGGGACGGCGAGGTCAACCGGGAGAACGTCAACCTCGCGCAGATCTCCAAGGAGGCCCAGCACGCCGTACTGGCCGCCGAGGACCGGGACTTCTACAGCGAGTCCGCCATCGACCCCAAGGCGATGGTGCGCGCCGGCTGGAACACCGCCACCGGCAAGGGCAAGCAGTCCGGCTCCACGATCACCCAGCAGTACGTCAAGAACTACTACCTGGCACAGGAACAGACCGTCACCCGCAAGGTGAAGGAGTTCTTCATCTCCATCAAGCTGGACCGCGAGGAGTCCAAGGACGAGATCCTGGAGGGCTACCTCAACACCAGCTACTTCGGCCGCAACGCCTACGGCATCCAGGCCGCCGCCCAGGCCTACTACGGCATCGACGCCGCCGAACTCACCGCCGCCCAGGGCGCCTACCTGGCCGCGCTGCTCAACGCGCCCAGCGAGTACGACGTCGTCGCGCACCCCGAGAACAAGGCCGCCGCCGAGGCCCGTTGGGAGTACGTCCTGGACGGCATGGTCAAGGAGGGCTGGCTGAGCCAGGCGGAGCGGACGGGCGTGAAGTTCCCGATGCCGAAGGAGGCCACTGTCTCCACCAACCTGTCCGGGCAGCGCGGTTACATCGTGCGGATCGTCAAGGACTACCTCATCACGAACAAGATCGTGGATGAGAAGGAGCTGGAGGCGGGCGGCTACCGCATCACCACCACCCTCAACAAGACCCGGCAGGACGCCTTCGTCAAGGCCGTCAACGACCAGCTGATGGACAAGCTCGACCCCAAGGCCCGCAAGGTCGACTCCTACGTCCGCGCGGGCGGCGCCTCCGTCGACCCCAGGACCGGCAAGGTCGTGGCGATGTACAACGGCATCGACTACGTCAAGCAGTACACCCCGAACGCCACCCGCCGGGACTTCCAGGTCGGCTCCACCTTCAAGCCGTTCGTGTTCACCTCCGCCGTCGAGAACACCTCCAACACCCAGGACGGCCGCCTGATCACCCCCAACACGCTCTACGACGGCACCAACGTGCGCCCCGTCCAGGGCTGGACCGGCGAGACCTACGCCCCCGAGAACGAGGACCAGTACTCCTACGGCGACATCACTGTCCGCGAGGCCACCGACAAGTCGGTGAACTCGGTGTACGCGCAGATGGCCGTGGACGTCGGCCCCGAGAAGGTCAAGCAGACCGCGATCGACCTCGGACTGCCCACGAACACCCCGGACCTGGAGCCGTACCCCTCGATCGCGCTGGGCACCGCCACCGCCAGCGTGCTGGACATGGCGGAGGCGTACGCGACGCTCGCCAACCACGGCAAGCACGGCACGTACACGATGATCGAGCGGATCACCAAGGACGGCACCGACGTCATCGACCTGCCCGAGCGCAAGACCTCCCAGGTCGTCAGCCGGGCCGCCGCCGACACCACGACCTCGGTGCTCCAGAGCGTCGTGGAGTCCGGCACCGCCACCGCCGCCCAGGCCGCGGGCCGCCCCGCCGCCGGCAAGACCGGCACCGCGGAGGAGGACATGGCGGCCTGGTTCGCCGGCTACACCCCCGAACTCGCCACCGTCGTCGCCGTGATGGGCCAGGACCCGGTCACCGCCGAGCACAAGCCGCTGTACAAGGTGATGGGCCTGCCGCGCATCAACGGCGGCGGGGCGCCCGCGGAGATCTGGGCGCAGTTCACCAAGGACGCCCTCAAGGGCAAGCCGGTCACCGAGTTCGACCTGGAGCTCCAGGAGGGCGCGGACATCGTCGACACCCTGCCCGTCGCGCCGAGCACCGACCCGGGCACGGGCGACGAGGACGAGGACCAGGGCGGGACGACGACCGGCGGCACGGACACCGGCGGCACCACCGACGGCGGCACGACCACCGGCGAGACGACCGGCGACACCACCACCGGCGGCGGGACGACGACCGGCGGCACGGACGGCGGCACGACGGACGGCGGCACCACCACCGACGGCGGCACGACCACCGGCGAGACGACCGGCGGGGACACCACCACGGGCGGCGGTACGGCGGACGGCGGCACGACCGGCGACACGACCACCGGGGGCGGGACGACAGGGAGCACGACGGGGGTGGGGACGGCGGCGGGGCCGCTGTCGAGCCGTAGAGAGGACTGA
- a CDS encoding GroES family chaperonin: MLHDRVLVRQDTSEGERRSGGGILIPATAAVGRRLAWAEVVAVGQNVRTVEPGDRVLYDPEDRAEVEVRGVAYVLMRERDLHAVAADRFEGSEDSTGLYL, from the coding sequence ATGCTGCACGACCGGGTTCTGGTGCGGCAGGACACCAGCGAGGGCGAGCGGCGTTCCGGTGGCGGGATCCTGATTCCGGCCACCGCCGCGGTCGGCCGTCGGCTGGCCTGGGCCGAGGTCGTCGCGGTGGGGCAGAACGTACGGACGGTGGAGCCCGGTGACCGGGTGCTGTACGACCCGGAGGACCGGGCCGAGGTCGAGGTGCGGGGCGTCGCCTATGTGCTGATGCGGGAGCGCGATCTGCACGCCGTTGCCGCCGACCGGTTCGAGGGCTCCGAGGACTCGACCGGCCTGTACCTGTAG
- the rph gene encoding ribonuclease PH: MSRIDGRTPEQLRPVTIERGWSKHAEGSVLVSFGDTKVFCTASVTEGVPRWRKGSGEGWVTAEYSMLPRATNTRGDRESVRGKIGGRTHEISRLIGRSLRAVIDYKALGENTIVLDCDVLQADGGTRTAAITGAYVALADAISWAQGKKLIKAGRQPLTGTVSAVSVGIVGGVPLLDLCYEEDVRAETDMNVVCTDDGRFVEVQGTAEAEPFARDELNSLLDLAVSGCTELAVLQRSALDTVLEK, translated from the coding sequence ATGTCTCGAATCGACGGCCGCACCCCCGAACAGCTCCGCCCCGTCACCATTGAACGCGGCTGGAGCAAGCACGCCGAGGGCTCCGTCCTCGTCTCCTTCGGCGACACCAAGGTCTTCTGCACCGCCTCCGTCACCGAAGGCGTCCCGCGCTGGCGCAAGGGCAGCGGCGAGGGCTGGGTCACCGCGGAGTACTCCATGCTGCCCCGCGCCACCAACACCCGCGGCGACCGCGAGTCCGTCCGGGGCAAGATCGGCGGCCGAACCCACGAGATCAGCCGCCTCATCGGCCGCTCCCTGCGCGCCGTCATCGACTACAAGGCGCTCGGCGAGAACACCATCGTCCTCGACTGCGACGTCCTCCAGGCCGACGGCGGCACCCGCACCGCGGCGATCACCGGCGCCTACGTCGCCCTCGCCGACGCCATCTCCTGGGCCCAGGGCAAGAAGCTGATCAAGGCCGGCCGCCAGCCCCTGACCGGAACCGTCTCGGCGGTGTCGGTGGGCATCGTCGGCGGAGTCCCGCTCCTCGACCTCTGCTACGAGGAGGACGTCCGGGCCGAGACCGACATGAACGTCGTCTGCACCGACGACGGACGCTTCGTCGAGGTCCAGGGCACCGCCGAGGCGGAACCCTTCGCCCGCGACGAACTGAACTCCCTGCTGGACCTGGCGGTTTCGGGCTGCACCGAACTCGCTGTCCTGCAGCGCAGCGCACTTGATACCGTCCTCGAAAAGTAA
- the rdgB gene encoding RdgB/HAM1 family non-canonical purine NTP pyrophosphatase has protein sequence MTRLILATRNAGKITELHAILADAGLPHDLVGADAFPEIPDVKETGVTFAENALLKAHALAQATGLPAVADDSGLCVDVLNGAPGIFSARWAGRHGDDTANLQLLLAQLSDISDDHRGAHFACAAALALPDGRERVVEGQLRGVLRHTPSGTNGFGYDPILQPHGDTRTCAELTPEEKNAISHRGKAFRALVPVVRELLG, from the coding sequence ATGACCCGCCTGATCCTCGCCACACGCAACGCCGGAAAGATCACCGAGCTGCACGCCATCCTCGCCGACGCGGGTCTGCCCCACGACCTCGTCGGCGCGGACGCGTTCCCGGAGATCCCGGACGTGAAGGAAACCGGAGTGACGTTCGCCGAGAACGCCCTCCTCAAAGCCCACGCCCTGGCCCAGGCCACGGGCCTGCCCGCGGTGGCCGACGACTCCGGCCTCTGCGTCGACGTCCTCAACGGCGCCCCGGGCATCTTCTCGGCCCGCTGGGCGGGACGCCACGGAGACGACACCGCGAACCTTCAGCTCCTGCTGGCCCAGCTGTCGGACATCTCCGACGACCACCGAGGCGCCCACTTCGCCTGCGCGGCGGCCCTGGCACTGCCGGACGGCCGCGAGCGAGTGGTCGAGGGCCAACTCCGGGGCGTACTCCGCCACACCCCGTCCGGCACCAACGGCTTCGGCTACGACCCCATCCTCCAGCCGCACGGCGACACCCGAACCTGCGCGGAACTGACCCCGGAGGAGAAGAACGCGATCAGCCACCGGGGCAAGGCGTTCCGGGCGCTGGTGCCCGTCGTGCGGGAGCTGCTCGGTTAG